One genomic window of Halorhabdus sp. CBA1104 includes the following:
- a CDS encoding Tat pathway signal protein, translating to MPAERSGLDRRQFCKAAVAAGGAAALSACLEQSDDPVPTGVDDPTTLPERQHAWNDRVRTDEHGNVKLPRHQVFLYLTLERDGPPTDADRAAVESALSTIDRAYERSNDGLLSSIGYSPAYFDRFDASVPDTIDLPSPRRLSPFEDPAFDTQDALVHLASDRADVVLEADRALRGERDRANGVTVQTPLTDVFSVADRRTGFVGAGLPAEKQDVAGIPDSEPVPEASPLFMGFEAGFTGNQATEDYVTIDDGPFAGGTTKHVSRLRQRLDDWYGEQDFTQRVAELFSPVHAADELVEGVGDNLGSDSGLTPEMIEHVREHAREFGRVGHAQKAARANRDSEGNVRLLRRHCESTDGDVAALHFPSLQQGISAFEDVRRAMNGTDLTDEPAIRQRVNNGILEYIFTTHRGNFLIPPRRHRALPDPHPA from the coding sequence ATGCCAGCGGAGCGATCCGGACTCGACCGACGCCAGTTCTGCAAGGCCGCGGTGGCGGCTGGCGGCGCGGCGGCGCTGAGTGCGTGTCTCGAACAGTCAGACGATCCAGTACCGACAGGGGTCGACGACCCTACGACCCTGCCCGAACGCCAGCACGCCTGGAACGACCGCGTCCGGACTGACGAGCACGGCAACGTGAAACTCCCGCGCCACCAGGTCTTCCTGTATCTGACACTGGAGCGGGACGGCCCACCGACCGACGCCGACCGGGCGGCCGTCGAATCGGCGCTCTCGACGATCGATCGAGCCTACGAGCGCTCGAACGACGGCCTGCTATCTTCGATCGGGTACTCGCCGGCCTACTTCGACCGGTTCGACGCATCGGTGCCCGACACCATCGACTTGCCGTCCCCGCGCCGCCTCTCGCCGTTCGAGGATCCAGCCTTCGACACCCAGGACGCACTCGTCCACCTCGCCAGCGACCGTGCCGATGTCGTCCTGGAAGCCGACCGCGCCCTGCGGGGCGAGCGTGATCGGGCCAACGGCGTCACCGTCCAGACGCCACTCACCGACGTCTTCTCGGTTGCCGACCGCCGGACGGGCTTCGTCGGTGCGGGGCTCCCAGCCGAGAAGCAGGACGTGGCTGGCATTCCCGACTCCGAGCCCGTTCCCGAGGCTTCGCCGCTGTTTATGGGCTTTGAGGCTGGGTTCACGGGCAATCAGGCGACCGAGGACTACGTGACGATCGACGATGGGCCCTTTGCCGGCGGGACGACCAAACACGTCTCGCGGCTCCGCCAGCGCCTCGATGACTGGTATGGCGAACAGGACTTTACCCAACGCGTCGCGGAACTGTTCAGCCCCGTCCACGCGGCGGACGAACTCGTCGAGGGCGTCGGGGACAATCTCGGTAGCGACAGCGGACTCACTCCCGAGATGATCGAACACGTTCGCGAGCACGCCCGCGAGTTCGGCCGCGTCGGCCACGCACAGAAGGCCGCCCGGGCCAACCGCGACAGCGAGGGCAACGTCCGCCTCCTCCGGCGGCACTGTGAATCGACCGACGGCGACGTTGCCGCTTTGCACTTCCCGTCGCTGCAGCAGGGGATTTCTGCCTTCGAGGACGTCCGACGGGCGATGAACGGGACCGACCTGACTGACGAACCGGCGATTCGCCAGCGGGTCAACAACGGCATTCTGGAATATATTTTCACCACCCACCGGGGGAACTTTTTGATCCCGCCGCGCCGCCATCGGGCGCTCCCGGACCCACACCCGGCGTGA
- a CDS encoding YigZ family protein encodes MSSEVYRTIAESGHAEFVISGSEFIGHARPVETVQDAESFIEAVRDEYDDATHNVPAYRVRADPLREYASDDGEPSGSAGKPALNVLQGQELENVGVVVTRYFGGTELGVGGLVSAYSRAVKEAIEDAGVTEERPHEQLAITVEYDDSGTVRGILESEGVEFEAEYGEDVQFSVRVPTEESDDLCDRIASATSGRADVSGPTE; translated from the coding sequence GTGAGCAGCGAGGTCTATCGGACGATCGCCGAATCCGGACACGCGGAGTTCGTGATCTCGGGCTCTGAGTTCATCGGCCACGCCCGGCCCGTCGAGACAGTCCAGGACGCCGAGTCGTTCATCGAGGCGGTTCGAGACGAGTACGACGACGCGACACACAACGTCCCGGCCTACCGGGTCCGGGCCGATCCGCTCAGGGAGTACGCAAGCGACGACGGCGAGCCCTCAGGTTCGGCCGGCAAGCCCGCACTGAACGTCCTCCAGGGCCAAGAGTTGGAGAACGTCGGCGTCGTCGTGACGCGGTATTTCGGCGGGACGGAACTGGGCGTCGGCGGGCTCGTCAGCGCGTACTCACGGGCCGTCAAAGAAGCGATCGAGGACGCAGGCGTCACAGAGGAGCGGCCCCACGAACAGCTGGCGATCACCGTCGAGTACGACGACTCGGGGACCGTCAGAGGGATTCTGGAGAGCGAGGGCGTCGAGTTCGAGGCCGAGTACGGCGAGGACGTCCAGTTTTCGGTGCGGGTGCCGACCGAAGAGAGCGACGATCTGTGCGATCGGATTGCGAGTGCGACCAGCGGACGAGCGGACGTCAGCGGGCCGACAGAGTAG
- a CDS encoding hemolysin family protein, whose product MGISGLSAAAEVGIHLYTVPVVGIELSQMAVTLVGALMILALLVGSGFFSSSEIAMFSLPAHRLDAMFEEGKRGAAAVKALKEDPHRLLVTILVGNNMVNITMSSISTTIVGFYFDAGAAVIVSSLGITSLVLLFGESAPKSYAVDNTELHARRVAPVLQLVEKVLWPLITLFDFLTGLVNRVTGGRSAIETSYLTREEIRDMIQTGEREGVLDEEERQMLQRTLRFNRTIAKEVMTPRLDMDAISVDASVDEAIEQCIHGGHARLPVYEGSLDNVIGVVNIRDLVRDAQYGGRDDVELEDLIEPTLHVPESKNVDDLLAEMRAERLHLVIVIDEFGTTEGLVTMEDLTEEIVGEILEGEEEHPIEFIDDDTALVKGEVNIEEVNEALSLDLPEGEEFETIAGFVFNRAGRLVEEGESIEYDGVEIRVQQVENTRIMKARISLPEDKSQPRDGNPSDESDEADATDES is encoded by the coding sequence ATGGGTATATCTGGACTTTCAGCAGCGGCAGAGGTTGGCATCCACCTCTACACCGTGCCGGTCGTTGGCATCGAACTGTCACAGATGGCGGTCACGTTGGTCGGTGCCCTCATGATCCTGGCCCTTCTCGTCGGGTCGGGATTTTTCTCCTCTTCGGAGATCGCGATGTTCTCCCTGCCAGCCCACCGGCTGGACGCGATGTTCGAGGAGGGCAAGCGCGGTGCCGCCGCCGTGAAGGCACTCAAGGAAGATCCCCATCGGTTGCTCGTGACGATCCTCGTCGGCAACAACATGGTCAACATCACCATGTCCTCGATCTCGACGACGATCGTCGGCTTCTACTTCGACGCCGGCGCAGCCGTGATCGTCTCCTCGCTCGGGATCACCTCGCTCGTCCTCCTGTTTGGCGAGAGCGCGCCAAAGTCATACGCCGTCGACAACACCGAGTTACACGCACGTCGGGTCGCCCCCGTCTTGCAGCTCGTCGAGAAGGTCCTGTGGCCGCTCATTACCCTGTTCGACTTCCTGACTGGGCTGGTCAATAGGGTTACCGGCGGTCGCTCGGCCATCGAGACGTCTTATCTGACCCGCGAGGAGATCCGAGACATGATCCAGACTGGCGAGCGTGAAGGCGTCCTCGACGAGGAGGAACGCCAGATGCTCCAGCGTACCCTCCGGTTCAACCGGACGATCGCCAAGGAAGTCATGACACCCCGGCTCGACATGGATGCCATCTCAGTCGATGCCTCGGTCGACGAAGCCATCGAGCAGTGTATCCACGGTGGCCACGCCCGCCTGCCCGTCTACGAGGGGAGTCTCGACAACGTCATCGGGGTCGTCAATATTCGCGATCTCGTCCGTGATGCCCAGTATGGTGGCAGAGACGACGTGGAACTCGAGGACCTCATCGAACCGACGCTACACGTCCCCGAATCGAAAAACGTCGACGATCTCCTCGCCGAGATGCGGGCTGAACGCCTTCATCTGGTGATCGTCATCGACGAATTCGGGACGACCGAAGGGCTGGTCACGATGGAGGATCTCACCGAGGAAATCGTCGGCGAGATTCTAGAAGGCGAAGAAGAACACCCGATCGAGTTCATCGACGACGATACTGCCCTGGTCAAAGGAGAGGTCAACATCGAGGAAGTCAACGAGGCGCTGAGTCTGGATCTGCCAGAGGGCGAGGAGTTCGAGACCATCGCGGGGTTCGTCTTCAATCGCGCCGGCCGGCTGGTCGAAGAAGGCGAATCTATCGAGTACGACGGCGTCGAGATCCGCGTCCAGCAGGTCGAGAACACCCGTATCATGAAAGCGAGAATCTCCTTGCCCGAGGACAAATCTCAGCCGAGGGATGGCAACCCCTCCGATGAATCCGACGAGGCTGACGCGACCGACGAGTCCTGA
- the fbp gene encoding fructose-1,6-bisphosphate aldolase/phosphatase, with amino-acid sequence MTTITVSAIKADVGGYVGHSDTHPRVREAVESSLTDHADILEGFHVTSAGDDLQLVLTHRQGIDDERIHELAWGAFERGTAVAEDLGLYGAGQDLLSEAFSGNVRGLGPGAAELEFTERPSDPIVVFAMDKTEPGAFNLPMYKVFGDPFNTPGLVIDPSMNEGFSFEIWDIEENRKVFLETPEDAHELLALIGAPSRYVIKRVYPREGNKNDPAEPVASVSTEKLVDVAGEYVGKDDPVAVVRSQSGLPAIGEVLEPFTFPHMVSGWMRGSHVGPMMPVPMEYSQTSRFDGPPRCIAAGFQVTNGNLVGPNDLFDDVAFDRARKQANEQADYLREHGPFEPHRLPLEELEYTTLPEIMDALSEDWQRMDSSEGVPEETTAKPVE; translated from the coding sequence ATGACAACAATCACTGTGTCCGCGATCAAGGCGGACGTCGGCGGCTACGTCGGGCATTCAGACACCCATCCTCGCGTCCGGGAGGCGGTCGAGTCCTCGCTCACGGATCACGCGGATATCCTGGAGGGGTTTCACGTCACTAGCGCGGGTGACGATCTCCAGCTCGTCTTGACCCACCGGCAAGGGATCGACGACGAGCGGATTCACGAACTCGCATGGGGCGCCTTCGAGCGTGGCACAGCGGTCGCCGAGGATCTCGGATTGTACGGCGCGGGCCAAGACCTGCTCTCGGAGGCCTTCTCCGGGAACGTCCGTGGGCTTGGTCCAGGGGCGGCCGAGCTGGAATTCACTGAGCGTCCTTCGGATCCAATCGTCGTCTTCGCGATGGACAAGACCGAGCCAGGGGCGTTCAATCTCCCCATGTACAAGGTATTTGGCGATCCGTTCAACACGCCAGGCCTCGTCATCGATCCCAGCATGAACGAAGGATTTTCCTTCGAGATCTGGGATATCGAGGAGAATCGCAAGGTCTTCCTGGAGACGCCCGAAGACGCCCACGAACTACTGGCGTTGATCGGTGCACCCTCGCGATACGTGATCAAGCGAGTGTATCCCCGCGAGGGTAACAAGAACGACCCCGCGGAGCCGGTTGCCTCCGTCTCGACGGAGAAGCTGGTCGACGTTGCCGGCGAGTACGTCGGCAAGGACGACCCCGTCGCTGTCGTCAGGTCCCAGTCCGGCCTTCCCGCGATCGGGGAGGTCCTAGAGCCGTTCACGTTCCCGCATATGGTCTCGGGCTGGATGCGCGGGAGCCACGTCGGGCCGATGATGCCGGTCCCGATGGAGTATTCCCAGACGTCACGCTTTGACGGTCCGCCGCGATGTATCGCGGCTGGCTTTCAGGTCACGAACGGTAACCTGGTCGGTCCGAACGACCTCTTTGACGATGTCGCCTTCGATCGGGCACGGAAGCAGGCAAACGAACAGGCGGATTACTTGCGCGAACACGGGCCGTTCGAGCCCCACCGATTGCCCCTCGAGGAACTCGAGTACACGACGTTACCGGAGATCATGGATGCTCTCAGCGAGGACTGGCAACGCATGGACTCTTCTGAGGGGGTTCCCGAGGAGACGACGGCCAAACCCGTCGAGTGA
- the upp gene encoding uracil phosphoribosyltransferase, giving the protein MTIEDYDRAKVVSHALAQDTLTRLRDVDTEQVAFRKGLVKLGRICGYEIIDGLMQRETVTVETPLMTTEGERVGDMDDVVIVNVLRAATPFVEGLLKAFPRAKQGVISAGRDEEGGMDSEGQFDISIEYNKMPDIHDEDTLIIADPMLATGSTMCAVIDEVLNGADPERVIVLSAVSAPEGLDRLRSEFPDIELLTVAIDDRLDDDGYIVPGLGDAGDRAFRTT; this is encoded by the coding sequence ATGACCATCGAAGATTACGACCGAGCCAAGGTCGTCTCCCACGCGCTTGCCCAGGACACGTTAACACGACTGCGAGATGTCGATACCGAACAGGTCGCCTTCCGGAAAGGACTGGTCAAACTCGGCCGCATCTGTGGCTACGAGATCATCGACGGCCTCATGCAGCGTGAAACAGTCACCGTCGAGACGCCCCTGATGACGACCGAAGGCGAGCGCGTCGGCGACATGGACGACGTGGTGATCGTCAACGTGCTCCGCGCGGCGACCCCGTTCGTCGAAGGATTGCTCAAGGCATTCCCGCGAGCCAAGCAGGGTGTCATCTCCGCCGGCCGCGACGAGGAAGGTGGCATGGATAGTGAGGGCCAGTTCGACATCTCCATCGAGTACAACAAGATGCCCGACATCCACGACGAGGACACGCTCATCATCGCCGACCCAATGTTGGCGACGGGCTCGACGATGTGTGCCGTCATCGACGAGGTGCTGAACGGTGCCGACCCCGAGCGTGTGATCGTCCTTTCGGCCGTCAGCGCCCCCGAGGGACTCGATCGACTCCGTTCGGAATTCCCCGACATCGAACTCCTGACCGTCGCCATCGACGATCGCCTCGACGACGATGGCTACATCGTTCCCGGACTGGGCGATGCCGGCGATCGGGCGTTCCGGACGACGTAA
- a CDS encoding zinc-dependent alcohol dehydrogenase family protein: MNAAIYRGPGDIRIEDRPDPHIEESTDVVVRVTHTAICGSDLWFYRGEEDRETGSPVGHEPMGIVDAVGADVRSVEPGDRVFAPFAISCGECEFCRNGLQTACVNGRFWGDLDCGGQGEQIRVPQADGTLVRVPDRYADDEDTLQALLPLTDVMGTGHHAAVSADVSPGDTVVVVGDGAVGLCGVLAARRLGAQRIIAMGHHDDRLDMARDFGATATVSSRGQQAIEEVNTLTHGGANHVLECVGAESALETAAQIVRPGGNIGYVGVPHIESAEFVSQLFAKNASFTGGPAPVRAYAEELMADVLQGTLDPSPIFTKTVDLDGIPEGYAAMDEREAIKVLVTVNT, from the coding sequence ATGAACGCTGCAATCTACCGCGGCCCTGGCGATATCCGGATCGAAGACCGACCGGACCCTCATATCGAGGAGTCAACCGACGTGGTCGTTCGCGTTACCCACACCGCGATCTGTGGCTCGGACCTGTGGTTCTACCGTGGCGAGGAAGACCGGGAAACGGGGTCCCCCGTTGGCCACGAACCCATGGGGATCGTCGACGCTGTCGGTGCGGACGTCCGATCGGTCGAGCCCGGCGACCGCGTGTTTGCACCCTTTGCAATCAGCTGTGGCGAGTGTGAGTTCTGTCGCAACGGCCTCCAGACGGCTTGCGTAAACGGTCGCTTCTGGGGTGATTTGGACTGTGGCGGGCAGGGCGAGCAAATTCGTGTTCCCCAGGCCGACGGCACGCTCGTTCGCGTTCCCGATCGGTATGCCGACGACGAGGACACCCTCCAAGCGCTCCTTCCACTGACGGACGTGATGGGGACCGGCCACCACGCTGCGGTCAGTGCCGACGTGAGTCCCGGCGATACGGTTGTCGTCGTCGGCGACGGCGCCGTTGGCCTCTGTGGCGTGCTCGCGGCGCGTCGCCTCGGCGCCCAACGCATCATCGCCATGGGCCACCACGACGACCGCCTCGATATGGCTCGTGACTTCGGCGCGACAGCGACCGTCTCGAGTCGGGGCCAACAAGCCATCGAGGAAGTCAACACACTCACCCACGGTGGCGCGAATCACGTCCTCGAATGCGTCGGTGCCGAGTCGGCACTGGAAACCGCTGCCCAAATCGTTCGGCCCGGCGGTAATATCGGCTACGTCGGTGTTCCTCACATCGAGAGTGCCGAATTCGTCAGTCAGTTGTTCGCAAAGAACGCCTCGTTCACTGGTGGCCCTGCCCCCGTCCGGGCCTACGCCGAGGAGCTCATGGCTGACGTGTTACAAGGCACACTCGACCCATCGCCAATCTTCACGAAGACTGTCGATCTCGACGGTATTCCGGAGGGCTATGCGGCGATGGACGAGCGCGAGGCCATCAAGGTCCTGGTGACAGTCAACACATAG
- a CDS encoding DUF5828 family protein, protein MEESVSGFKVRGDWIEIVEHGERIVRALQELADEYDVDDRALEEFDEWRPKSHERLDEDVNEKTAQQARVDEGKGEKKGKDPDDDLRTAGEKLADSYENLNDPDEAVDAWSDSIDYVARAADSAGRKAVRAVEDRVYRNVMTQVAPYYFDNDLISANIRRVDDTNPEYVFEVNVNDDDLKIRVSNKLADFDQEVDRWHVDTEKEIETPEAAEGVEVPQTNHDDVDSRTN, encoded by the coding sequence ATGGAAGAGAGTGTCTCCGGCTTCAAGGTGCGTGGCGACTGGATCGAGATCGTCGAACACGGCGAGCGAATCGTGCGGGCGCTCCAGGAACTCGCCGACGAGTACGACGTCGACGACCGAGCCCTCGAAGAGTTCGACGAGTGGCGGCCCAAGAGCCACGAGCGCCTCGACGAGGACGTCAACGAGAAGACAGCCCAGCAGGCCCGCGTCGACGAAGGAAAGGGCGAAAAGAAGGGGAAAGATCCGGACGACGATCTCCGGACGGCCGGGGAAAAGCTCGCTGATTCCTACGAGAACCTCAACGACCCCGACGAGGCCGTCGACGCCTGGAGTGATTCGATCGACTACGTCGCCCGGGCGGCCGATTCAGCCGGCCGGAAGGCGGTTCGTGCGGTCGAAGACCGCGTCTATCGCAACGTCATGACCCAGGTCGCACCCTACTACTTCGATAATGACCTGATCAGCGCGAACATCCGCCGTGTCGACGACACGAACCCCGAGTACGTCTTCGAGGTCAACGTCAACGACGACGACCTGAAAATCCGGGTCTCGAACAAACTCGCCGACTTCGACCAGGAGGTCGATCGTTGGCACGTCGACACCGAAAAGGAGATCGAGACGCCCGAAGCCGCCGAAGGTGTCGAAGTGCCACAGACGAACCACGACGACGTCGACTCCAGAACGAACTGA
- the hisS gene encoding histidine--tRNA ligase, translating to MAGERVLVPEKGRNAGAALAIELDGEGYDLEWIRSLINGKGKRAAKTGEGFEALQAQIDRLNAINDTGDPETGYTDQLGTFRIGFKHFGRLNPRPVLEKIEFTDRRIEGYESPRDAWEQGASRFYAGYDAILEELLGYEELDVSEGFETAVENALGERGYRQTGATGSDVTWAAMSGDEAIPEVPEAVLVPESFRRLGAALARVVWGEQPPLYTYDEYAHKRDIDFADEEQVLADAPPGVAGIYMFVTGGTAREFGLAIEPIEGAESRLGIFETETQQTMVETTSLKGMYDRLPGEFSSWRALIDVVEQTAQEFGFREIDTPAIERTELYRIKSGEELLEQTYSFEDRGGRDVTLTPEQTPTRARIVQQRKDLTTPIKWFDTSKRWRYENVQKGRDREFFQTDIDIFGIESVAADAELIACGARIYQKLDVEDSVEFLINDRNLLESILEAEGVENTQATMEVIDDKEKLEREEFRTALTESGLTGAQAELVDELTDISGPITEAIDELEAIAPDEAAAQAAVGRMAELAEHLEAYDVAPMCKLDLSIVRGLAYYTGLVFEAFDTQGELRALFGGGRYDELVGLFGDQEVPAVGFAFGYSTTRELLEREGVWPEETVSTDVYIATVSASVADVGVELATDLRTEGLTVETDLADRNLGSQFGYADGINATYAVVVGERDLEDDEVTLRDMESGDEENVPVDDLVDIVDDRL from the coding sequence ATGGCTGGTGAGCGAGTGCTGGTTCCCGAGAAGGGGCGCAACGCCGGGGCCGCCCTGGCGATCGAACTCGACGGCGAGGGCTACGACCTTGAGTGGATACGCTCGCTGATCAACGGGAAAGGCAAACGCGCCGCCAAGACGGGCGAGGGATTCGAGGCGTTACAGGCCCAGATCGACCGGTTGAATGCGATCAACGACACCGGCGATCCGGAGACCGGATACACCGACCAGCTGGGAACCTTCCGGATCGGGTTCAAACACTTCGGGCGACTCAATCCCCGCCCAGTGCTCGAAAAGATCGAATTCACCGACCGCCGGATCGAGGGCTACGAATCGCCCCGCGACGCCTGGGAACAGGGCGCAAGTCGCTTCTATGCGGGGTACGACGCGATCCTCGAAGAACTCCTCGGGTACGAAGAACTCGACGTCAGCGAGGGCTTCGAGACGGCCGTCGAAAACGCGCTGGGCGAGCGCGGCTATCGGCAGACTGGCGCGACCGGCAGCGACGTGACCTGGGCAGCGATGTCGGGCGACGAGGCCATCCCCGAGGTGCCCGAGGCTGTGCTGGTCCCAGAATCGTTCCGGCGGCTCGGAGCCGCACTGGCCCGCGTCGTCTGGGGCGAGCAACCGCCCCTGTACACGTACGACGAGTACGCACACAAGCGCGACATCGACTTTGCCGACGAGGAGCAGGTCCTGGCAGACGCCCCGCCCGGCGTTGCGGGCATCTACATGTTCGTCACCGGCGGGACCGCCAGGGAGTTCGGTCTCGCAATCGAACCGATTGAGGGCGCAGAGAGTCGTCTCGGTATCTTCGAAACGGAAACACAGCAAACCATGGTCGAAACAACGAGTCTGAAAGGTATGTACGATCGCCTGCCCGGGGAGTTCTCTTCCTGGCGGGCGCTGATCGACGTCGTCGAACAGACAGCCCAGGAGTTCGGGTTCAGAGAGATCGATACACCCGCCATCGAACGGACGGAACTGTACCGGATCAAATCCGGCGAGGAACTGCTCGAACAGACCTACAGCTTCGAGGATCGGGGCGGCCGTGACGTGACACTGACCCCCGAGCAAACCCCGACGCGGGCGCGGATCGTCCAGCAGCGCAAGGACCTCACCACGCCGATCAAGTGGTTCGACACCTCAAAGCGCTGGCGCTACGAAAACGTCCAGAAGGGGCGAGACCGCGAGTTCTTCCAGACCGACATCGACATCTTCGGGATCGAGTCGGTCGCCGCCGACGCCGAGCTGATCGCCTGCGGTGCCCGCATCTACCAGAAACTCGACGTCGAAGACAGCGTTGAGTTTCTGATCAACGACCGCAACCTCTTGGAGTCGATTCTCGAAGCCGAGGGTGTCGAGAACACCCAGGCGACGATGGAAGTCATCGACGACAAGGAGAAACTGGAACGCGAGGAGTTCCGCACGGCGCTGACCGAGAGTGGCTTGACTGGAGCACAGGCCGAACTGGTCGACGAGCTGACTGACATCAGCGGGCCGATCACCGAAGCGATCGACGAACTCGAAGCGATCGCCCCAGACGAGGCGGCCGCCCAGGCCGCCGTTGGCCGCATGGCCGAGCTGGCCGAGCACCTCGAAGCCTACGACGTCGCCCCGATGTGCAAACTCGACCTCTCGATCGTGCGCGGACTCGCCTACTACACTGGGCTGGTCTTCGAGGCCTTCGACACCCAGGGCGAGTTGCGGGCGCTCTTTGGCGGTGGCCGCTACGACGAGCTGGTCGGCCTGTTTGGCGACCAGGAGGTCCCCGCCGTCGGGTTCGCCTTCGGATACTCGACGACCCGGGAACTCCTCGAGCGGGAGGGTGTCTGGCCCGAAGAGACTGTCTCGACCGATGTCTACATCGCGACCGTCTCGGCGAGCGTCGCAGACGTCGGCGTCGAACTCGCGACCGACTTGCGGACCGAGGGGCTGACCGTCGAGACGGACCTGGCCGATCGAAACCTCGGTAGCCAGTTCGGCTACGCCGACGGAATCAACGCCACCTACGCCGTGGTCGTCGGTGAGCGCGACCTCGAAGACGACGAAGTGACCCTGCGAGATATGGAAAGCGGCGACGAGGAGAACGTCCCAGTCGACGATCTCGTCGATATCGTCGACGACCGGCTTTGA
- a CDS encoding inorganic phosphate transporter yields MGLVVTVGTVLVAALASLFMAWAIGAGSSGSTPFAPAVGANAISVMRAAFVVGILGLAGAVLQGAAVTETVGRGLVLFPDGSGLTSTASILLLTIAGGLVAVGVFAGYPIATAFTVTGAVVGVGLALGGEPAWGTYQGIVALWVATPFVGGGAAYGTARWLRSGVGGEARIVAALAGFVGAILANIRFAILGPADQQASVAAAIATRLDAGIAVQMAVTLAFASLAAGLLYRGTRANRAQSQRRFLLVLGGLVAFSAGGSQVGLAIGPVLPVLEPYDLPLVVALLAGGVGLLVGSWTGAPRMIKALSQDYSSLSPRRSIAALIPAFVIAQIAVFFGIPVSFNEITVSAIVGSGYAAGGSGISRAKMGYTVLAWIGSLVIALVAGYGGYRLLTLL; encoded by the coding sequence ATGGGACTGGTCGTAACTGTCGGAACCGTGCTCGTCGCCGCACTGGCCAGTCTGTTCATGGCGTGGGCCATCGGTGCCGGGTCGTCGGGCTCGACGCCGTTCGCGCCCGCAGTTGGGGCCAATGCCATCTCGGTGATGCGGGCTGCCTTCGTCGTCGGGATTCTCGGACTCGCCGGGGCTGTCCTACAGGGGGCCGCAGTCACGGAGACCGTCGGACGCGGACTCGTTCTCTTTCCCGACGGCAGCGGCCTGACCTCGACGGCCTCGATCTTGTTGCTCACGATCGCCGGCGGCCTGGTCGCCGTCGGTGTCTTCGCCGGGTACCCGATCGCGACGGCTTTTACCGTGACTGGCGCAGTCGTCGGCGTCGGGCTGGCACTCGGGGGCGAACCCGCATGGGGAACCTACCAGGGGATCGTGGCACTGTGGGTCGCCACACCCTTTGTCGGGGGCGGGGCAGCCTACGGCACCGCTCGCTGGCTCCGAAGCGGGGTAGGCGGGGAAGCCCGCATCGTCGCCGCCCTGGCCGGGTTCGTCGGTGCGATTCTGGCGAATATCCGCTTTGCCATATTGGGGCCAGCCGACCAACAGGCGTCGGTTGCGGCGGCGATCGCGACGAGGCTGGACGCCGGCATCGCCGTACAGATGGCCGTCACATTGGCGTTTGCGAGCCTCGCCGCCGGGCTCCTGTATCGGGGAACGCGGGCGAATCGTGCCCAGAGCCAGCGACGATTCCTCCTCGTGCTCGGTGGCCTCGTCGCGTTCTCGGCGGGTGGCAGCCAGGTCGGGCTCGCGATCGGACCGGTCCTCCCGGTCCTGGAGCCGTACGACCTCCCGCTGGTCGTCGCCTTGCTCGCCGGTGGAGTCGGCCTGCTGGTCGGCTCCTGGACCGGTGCGCCACGCATGATCAAGGCACTCAGCCAGGACTACTCTTCGCTGTCCCCGCGGCGGTCGATCGCGGCACTGATCCCCGCGTTCGTCATCGCCCAGATCGCCGTCTTCTTCGGCATTCCCGTCTCGTTCAACGAGATTACGGTGAGTGCGATCGTCGGCAGCGGCTACGCTGCCGGGGGCAGCGGAATCAGCCGGGCGAAGATGGGCTACACCGTACTCGCCTGGATCGGCTCGCTCGTGATCGCGCTTGTTGCGGGGTATGGTGGGTATCGGCTTCTCACACTGCTGTGA
- a CDS encoding zinc ribbon domain-containing protein, protein MRADEDWGRHGNKRLHDWAFEILLSHIEYKAEERGIEIEWVDEYELATSITCCKCATKADSNRVERGLYVCENCEFVANSDLNAAENMRATVTPNPSQDRSNGCLAQPSVRLFDKSTGRVAPQEQIAP, encoded by the coding sequence ATTCGTGCTGATGAAGACTGGGGTAGACACGGCAACAAACGCCTGCACGACTGGGCGTTCGAAATTTTGCTGAGTCATATCGAGTACAAGGCTGAAGAGCGTGGCATCGAGATTGAGTGGGTTGATGAGTACGAGTTGGCTACGTCGATAACGTGCTGTAAGTGTGCTACGAAAGCCGATTCAAACCGTGTTGAGCGTGGCCTGTACGTCTGTGAAAACTGCGAGTTCGTCGCTAATAGTGATTTGAACGCGGCAGAGAATATGCGAGCGACGGTAACTCCGAATCCGTCACAGGATAGGAGTAACGGCTGCTTGGCACAGCCATCGGTACGCCTGTTCGACAAATCCACGGGGCGAGTCGCCCCACAAGAACAGATAGCACCGTAG